The genomic segment GGCTGGTGGGCGGCGCTGATCCAGCTCGTGTGCGGCGCGCTGGTGCTCGTCGGCCTGTTCACCCGGCCGGCAGCGCTGCTCGCCTCCGGCTCGATGGCGTACGCGTACTTCGTGGTGCACCAGCCGCACCACCTGATGCCGATGCAGAACGGCGGCGAACTGGCCGCGCTCTTCTGCTGGTCGTTCCTGCTGGTCGCGGTGCTCGGCCCGGGGAACTGGGCGCTCGACGCGCTGCTGAACCGCCGGCGGGCCACCACGGCGGAGCCCACCGTGGCCCCGGCCTCGGTCCCGGTCTGAGTCGTCGCCCGCGCACCAGATCCCGGCCGGGACGCGCTCCCGTGC from the Micromonospora sp. WMMA1947 genome contains:
- a CDS encoding DoxX family protein is translated as MIPTQLSGPVLSLFRVVVGLLFLCHGAASIFGVLGGNRGSGEAVPFATWPGWWAALIQLVCGALVLVGLFTRPAALLASGSMAYAYFVVHQPHHLMPMQNGGELAALFCWSFLLVAVLGPGNWALDALLNRRRATTAEPTVAPASVPV